DNA from Microbacterium sp. SORGH_AS_0969:
ACTGCAGGTGCACTCCGACGAGGACTTCGCCGGCCTCATCCGAGACCTCATCGCCAACGCCGCCACGTGGGGCGTTCGGCGAGCGGGGCGATGGTCGCTCCCCGGCGCACAGCCGAAGACAGCGCTGTTCCGCACGGCGGAAGGGCAGTGGGCCACCCCTTTGGACTCGACCCCGACGACGCACATCATCAAGCCCGCTGTCCCCCCGTACTCCGAGCACCACATCGTGGAGTACATGACGATGGCGGCGGCGCGTCACCTGGGTCTCGTCGTCGCCGAGAGCGAGATGGCCACCACCACCGCGGGCGACAACGTCTTCATCTCCCGCCGATACGACCGTGCCTTCACCGGCGAACGCTGGGCGCGATTGCACCAAGAAGATCTGTGTCAGGCGCTGGCCGTCGAGCCCGATAAGAAGTACCAGAGCGACGGCGGCCCCGGCGTCGGCAAGATCGCGGATCTATTCCGCGGCCTCCCCAGCGGAAGCGACCGTCAAGACAACAGTCGAAGGTTCTTCGACGCTCTTGCCTTCAACCTTGCGGCCGTCGGCACCGACGCGCATGCGAAGAACTACTCGCTCCTGCTGGATGGCTCGCGCGCGACCCTCGCCCCCCTCTATGACCTCGGCACGCACGCGCCCTATCCGACGCCCGAGGGTCAGCCGATAAAACTGGCGATGTCGCTGGACGGTGAGTACGTGGTCGACCGCGTCGGCGAGAATGCCCTCCAGCTGGCCGGTCGTCGGCTGGGGCTCGACCCCGATGAGGCGCTCCTGCGGGCGCGCGAGATCCTGCGTGGCATCGTGTGGGCATTCGACCAGGCCGCCGTCGACGCGATCCGCGTCCTGGGCGACGTTCCGACCATCGCTCGAGTCCGGGATGCCATCGCGGACAACGCGCGGTCGCGCGGATGGGTGGAGCCGACCACCGACATCCCGCTCAGCGACTGAGTCAGGAGTCCGAGACCGGCTCGTCC
Protein-coding regions in this window:
- a CDS encoding HipA domain-containing protein, whose product is MTSELHAYLDGVRVGAFTQSRAGALGFEYDDDYRRSRGATPMSLSMPLARQMHKNAPARAYLRGLLPDSAGRLRELASEYHVSENNPFALLSHIGRDAAGAVQLLPQGEDSDDAATRTGRLQVHSDEDFAGLIRDLIANAATWGVRRAGRWSLPGAQPKTALFRTAEGQWATPLDSTPTTHIIKPAVPPYSEHHIVEYMTMAAARHLGLVVAESEMATTTAGDNVFISRRYDRAFTGERWARLHQEDLCQALAVEPDKKYQSDGGPGVGKIADLFRGLPSGSDRQDNSRRFFDALAFNLAAVGTDAHAKNYSLLLDGSRATLAPLYDLGTHAPYPTPEGQPIKLAMSLDGEYVVDRVGENALQLAGRRLGLDPDEALLRAREILRGIVWAFDQAAVDAIRVLGDVPTIARVRDAIADNARSRGWVEPTTDIPLSD